A single genomic interval of Spirochaetota bacterium harbors:
- the efp gene encoding elongation factor P: protein MNYDDIKKGMILNFENQLWYVTWCQHHKPGKGGAVMRTKLRNIIKGNILDRVFRGGDSVEQARVDNREAQYLYKEGSDFIFMDQETYDQYSVPKNIVNDIILYLKEQGLVDLKIYQDEVIAVDIPMFVELQITETDPGLKGDTVSGGSKPATLETGAVVQVPLFVNVGEIIKVDTRDDRYIERVKG from the coding sequence ATGAATTACGACGATATTAAAAAAGGAATGATTTTAAATTTTGAAAATCAATTATGGTATGTAACTTGGTGTCAACATCACAAGCCTGGTAAAGGTGGAGCTGTGATGAGAACAAAACTTAGAAATATTATTAAAGGGAATATACTTGATAGAGTGTTTCGTGGTGGTGATTCTGTAGAACAAGCTCGTGTTGATAATAGAGAAGCTCAGTATCTTTATAAAGAAGGCTCTGATTTTATTTTTATGGATCAAGAAACTTATGATCAATATTCAGTACCGAAGAATATTGTTAACGATATTATTTTGTATTTAAAAGAACAAGGTCTGGTTGATCTTAAAATTTATCAAGATGAAGTAATTGCTGTTGATATTCCAATGTTTGTGGAATTACAAATTACAGAAACAGATCCTGGTCTTAAGGGAGATACTGTTAGTGGTGGTTCAAAACCAGCAACTTTAGAAACTGGTGCAGTGGTACAAGTTCCTTTGTTTGTTAATGTTGGGGAAATAATTAAAGTTGATACAAGAGATGATCGTTATATTGAACGAGTAAAAGGATAA
- a CDS encoding tetratricopeptide repeat protein: MTKRFILFVFFIVFTAVSLNTQTSNPLNNDTAYSSDTLNRLYIVGLQYLNNNELTQAEISFRSIIAFPFRNKDWRTTRYYKAKAHFYLGDIYFIQKKYDKASFNYQQIVQEYAEIEEYSYALYKLGRSLILNNKELEGIDVLKDYNYNYGTKDLNADNTLYWIAQGYISLENYNAALQILHQILRDFPNSGMAYDIRILISKLETTPSASPISQNLKQSIQNNIDSSRKIMDNITEEKELVDRMKQVLTIKEQLLHLKERKLNLLESVAQTRVKALKEKNINTKK, encoded by the coding sequence ATGACAAAACGGTTTATTTTATTTGTCTTTTTTATTGTTTTCACAGCTGTATCATTAAATACTCAAACCAGTAATCCTCTTAATAATGATACAGCTTATTCTTCTGACACACTGAATCGTCTTTATATTGTAGGTTTACAATATCTAAACAATAATGAATTAACTCAAGCTGAGATTTCTTTTAGAAGTATTATTGCTTTTCCTTTCAGGAATAAAGATTGGCGAACAACTCGTTATTACAAAGCAAAAGCACATTTTTATTTAGGAGATATTTATTTTATTCAAAAAAAATATGATAAAGCTTCTTTTAATTATCAACAAATAGTACAAGAATATGCAGAAATTGAAGAATATTCTTATGCTCTCTATAAATTAGGAAGAAGTTTGATTTTAAATAATAAAGAATTAGAAGGAATAGATGTATTAAAAGATTATAATTATAATTATGGTACTAAAGATTTAAATGCTGACAATACTCTTTATTGGATTGCTCAAGGGTACATAAGCCTTGAGAATTATAACGCAGCTCTTCAAATACTACATCAAATTTTAAGAGATTTTCCTAACTCAGGAATGGCTTATGATATTAGAATTTTGATTTCTAAGTTAGAAACGACACCTAGTGCTAGTCCTATATCTCAGAATTTGAAACAAAGCATTCAAAATAATATTGATAGTAGTCGTAAAATTATGGATAATATTACGGAAGAAAAAGAACTTGTCGATAGAATGAAACAAGTTTTAACGATAAAAGAACAACTATTACATTTAAAAGAAAGAAAGTTAAATTTATTAGAATCCGTTGCCCAAACAAGAGTCAAAGCTCTTAAAGAAAAAAATATAAATACTAAAAAATAA
- a CDS encoding amidohydrolase, whose translation MKILTIFLSVILLVSCSDSSKAESIYYNGTIITMNDAMPIAQSIAVTKGKILAVGSLDEIYNYTNKRTKFVNLSNKTLLPGFIDPHSHIFGISMQSVAANLYPAPDGVVNSIDDLLLELKKYYETNPDLYKEIGFVIGFGYDNSQLKEQRHPTKFDLDKYFPDIPAYIMHQSGHIGVANSKALEFLAIDSNTVDPIGGVIQRVMNTQEPNGILDENIHIDSFYKIAKFSPLFAAKMFLNGIDIMKSLGYTTVQEGRSSEDQIVIMKLLGFLRLLPIDIVAYPDIFKAPKAVMTASKKYKGRFRVGGMKISLDGSPQGKTAWRDRPYVIPPHGYDTNYVGYPSVERDLVFEKIEMAYASNIQVLGHANGEAAIDLFIDAVANADKKYGNKDQRPVLIHGQFTRKDQINKIKNLGIFPSLFPLHTYYWGDWHREQTIGKPRYNDISPTKWFEDAGMMFTSHHDAPIAVPNNMRVLWATVNRISRTGEQIGPEQRVSVMTALKSLTLWSAYQHFEENTKGSLEVGKLADMIILSDNPLTINPMEINDIQIISTIKNGNVIFHKK comes from the coding sequence ATGAAAATTTTAACAATATTTTTGTCTGTAATACTGTTAGTATCTTGTAGTGATAGCTCTAAAGCAGAATCAATATACTATAATGGTACGATTATTACAATGAATGATGCTATGCCTATAGCACAATCCATAGCTGTAACTAAAGGTAAAATTTTGGCAGTGGGGTCTTTGGATGAAATTTATAATTATACAAATAAGCGTACTAAATTTGTTAATCTTAGTAACAAAACACTATTACCAGGTTTTATCGATCCTCATAGTCATATTTTTGGGATATCTATGCAATCTGTAGCTGCTAATTTATATCCTGCTCCAGACGGTGTTGTGAATAGTATTGATGATCTTTTATTAGAATTGAAAAAATATTATGAAACAAATCCTGATCTTTATAAAGAAATAGGATTTGTTATTGGTTTTGGTTATGATAATTCTCAATTAAAAGAACAAAGACATCCAACAAAATTTGATCTTGACAAATATTTTCCAGATATTCCAGCATATATTATGCATCAATCTGGGCATATAGGTGTTGCAAATAGCAAAGCTTTGGAATTTTTAGCAATAGATTCTAATACGGTAGATCCAATTGGAGGAGTTATTCAGAGGGTTATGAATACACAAGAACCAAATGGTATCTTAGATGAGAATATACATATAGATTCTTTTTATAAAATTGCTAAATTTTCTCCACTTTTTGCTGCAAAAATGTTTTTGAATGGTATTGATATAATGAAATCACTTGGATATACAACGGTTCAAGAGGGTAGATCTAGTGAAGATCAGATAGTTATTATGAAGTTATTAGGATTTTTAAGATTGTTACCTATAGATATTGTTGCTTATCCAGATATATTTAAAGCTCCTAAGGCTGTTATGACTGCTAGTAAAAAATATAAAGGACGCTTTCGTGTTGGAGGAATGAAAATTAGCTTGGATGGATCACCTCAAGGTAAGACTGCATGGCGAGATAGACCATATGTGATTCCACCTCATGGATACGATACTAATTATGTAGGATATCCTTCTGTTGAGCGAGATCTTGTTTTTGAAAAAATAGAAATGGCGTATGCAAGTAATATACAAGTTTTAGGACATGCTAATGGAGAAGCAGCTATTGATTTGTTTATAGATGCGGTAGCAAATGCTGACAAAAAATATGGCAATAAGGATCAAAGACCTGTATTAATACACGGTCAGTTCACAAGAAAAGATCAAATAAATAAAATCAAAAACTTAGGAATATTTCCTTCTTTATTTCCTTTACATACTTATTATTGGGGAGATTGGCATAGGGAACAAACTATAGGTAAGCCTAGGTATAATGATATTTCACCTACAAAATGGTTTGAAGATGCTGGTATGATGTTTACTTCACATCATGATGCCCCTATTGCTGTTCCAAATAATATGAGAGTATTATGGGCTACAGTAAATCGAATTTCAAGAACAGGTGAACAAATAGGTCCAGAACAAAGAGTATCTGTAATGACTGCACTCAAATCACTTACACTATGGAGTGCTTATCAACATTTTGAAGAGAATACAAAGGGATCTTTAGAAGTTGGTAAATTAGCAGATATGATCATACTATCAGATAATCCCTTGACAATAAATCCTATGGAAATTAATGATATTCAGATTATTTCTACTATAAAAAACGGTAATGTAATATTTCATAAAAAATAA
- the fliS gene encoding flagellar export chaperone FliS produces MYGYETYKTNDIETASQLKLIVMLYSGAIKFAHLAIEAIENKNIESANNNIIKTQNIISELLSSLDFKAGSIAEDLSGLYIYIHRLLVEANIQKNTAPIKESITLITNLKNGWDDLLAKENTNAKNTSNINISG; encoded by the coding sequence ATGTATGGATATGAAACTTATAAAACAAATGATATCGAAACTGCTAGTCAATTAAAGCTTATAGTAATGCTATATTCTGGAGCAATAAAATTTGCTCACTTAGCAATCGAAGCAATTGAAAATAAAAATATTGAATCTGCAAATAATAATATCATTAAAACTCAAAATATTATAAGTGAATTATTATCGTCTTTAGATTTTAAAGCAGGTAGTATTGCAGAAGATCTCTCTGGATTATACATATATATACATCGTTTATTAGTTGAAGCTAATATTCAAAAAAACACAGCTCCTATAAAAGAAAGCATTACTCTTATAACTAATCTAAAAAATGGTTGGGATGATCTTCTAGCAAAAGAGAATACTAATGCTAAAAATACCAGTAATATTAATATTTCAGGATAA
- a CDS encoding glycosyltransferase family 2 protein, with translation MIKELPSFEYKEYFAKKSHIALLIPTWNEGERIQKELQRIKDNNINSKVDIFLLDGETTDGSLNEKFVTSMGIRGILTISTKGQGYAYRVGFSKVIDEDYQYCITVDGNNKDSVEQIPDFIKLLEQGYDFVQGSRFLKGGHHENTPKMRELAIKYFSNPLLSFVSGFKYTETMSAYRGFNVKMLTDDRLQIFRNIFQTWELQWYIASRVPKLGYKIIEIPQSRVYPASGPIPTKINWMGNFRIILQLLKVAVGYYNPK, from the coding sequence ATGATTAAAGAATTACCTTCTTTTGAATACAAAGAATATTTTGCTAAAAAATCTCATATAGCTCTACTTATTCCAACATGGAATGAAGGAGAGCGTATTCAAAAAGAACTACAACGTATTAAAGACAACAATATTAATTCTAAAGTAGATATTTTTCTTCTTGATGGTGAAACTACAGACGGATCCTTAAATGAAAAATTTGTAACTAGTATGGGTATTCGTGGGATATTAACTATTTCTACAAAAGGACAAGGATATGCTTATCGTGTAGGATTCTCAAAAGTTATTGATGAAGATTATCAATATTGTATTACTGTAGATGGAAACAATAAAGATAGTGTTGAACAAATACCTGATTTTATAAAACTTTTAGAACAAGGATATGATTTTGTACAAGGATCTCGATTTTTAAAAGGTGGTCATCACGAAAATACCCCAAAAATGCGTGAATTAGCTATCAAATATTTTTCAAATCCTTTATTGTCTTTTGTTTCTGGATTTAAATATACGGAAACAATGTCTGCCTATAGAGGCTTTAATGTAAAGATGTTAACAGATGATCGATTACAAATTTTCAGAAATATTTTTCAAACATGGGAATTACAATGGTATATTGCATCACGCGTACCAAAATTAGGATACAAAATTATAGAAATCCCACAATCCCGAGTTTATCCAGCTTCAGGACCTATTCCTACTAAAATTAATTGGATGGGTAATTTCAGAATTATTTTGCAACTTTTAAAAGTTGCTGTAGGTTATTATAATCCCAAATAA
- a CDS encoding aminopeptidase P family protein yields the protein MFKKIIKKPFFEKRIIQLQTLLDINTAFLTVNPADVYYLTGCTGSNNHLLICSEVVYLFTDGRYLTQIGEQAQISLSVEEISVTVSFESTLKKILIQENIKYLKFSPDHMSYLIGKSMVSALPKETQAIQDLSLFNLRSIKDNIEIAIIKQNLLITQAAFIYIQSILKAGLTELEVAAELEFYCKKQGAEGMAFSTIIASGERSALPHGIASNKIINDGDLVQFDFGIVKDHYCSDFSRVLQVGNIDPKLAEIREIVEDTTRLVEENACCGMTGKEIDAIARNYITQKGYGEYFGHGLGHSLGIEVHENPRLNTVWDKPILENMVLTIEPGIYLPGLGGIRLEDIVVMRQDKFEVLTECKYDF from the coding sequence GTGTTTAAAAAAATAATAAAAAAACCTTTTTTTGAAAAAAGAATAATTCAATTACAAACATTATTAGATATTAATACAGCATTTTTAACAGTAAATCCTGCAGATGTATATTATTTAACAGGTTGTACAGGTAGTAATAATCATCTTTTAATTTGTTCAGAAGTTGTTTATTTATTTACTGATGGACGATACTTAACCCAAATAGGAGAGCAAGCACAGATTTCACTTTCAGTAGAAGAAATTAGTGTAACTGTTTCTTTTGAATCAACTCTTAAAAAAATTTTAATTCAAGAAAATATCAAATATTTAAAATTTTCTCCAGATCATATGTCTTATCTTATTGGTAAATCTATGGTTTCAGCATTACCAAAAGAAACTCAAGCTATACAAGATCTTAGTTTATTTAATCTAAGGAGTATCAAAGATAATATTGAAATTGCAATAATCAAACAAAATTTACTGATCACACAAGCAGCTTTTATATATATTCAAAGTATTTTAAAGGCAGGATTGACAGAATTAGAAGTAGCAGCAGAATTAGAATTCTATTGTAAAAAGCAAGGTGCCGAAGGAATGGCATTTAGTACTATTATAGCTTCTGGTGAAAGATCTGCTTTACCTCATGGTATAGCAAGTAATAAAATTATTAATGATGGAGATTTGGTACAATTTGATTTTGGAATTGTTAAAGATCACTATTGTTCGGATTTCAGTCGTGTACTTCAAGTGGGAAATATTGATCCTAAATTAGCTGAAATTAGAGAAATTGTAGAAGATACTACAAGATTAGTAGAAGAAAATGCTTGTTGTGGAATGACTGGGAAAGAAATCGATGCGATTGCTCGAAATTATATAACACAGAAAGGTTATGGTGAATATTTTGGGCATGGATTAGGGCATTCTTTGGGGATAGAAGTACATGAAAATCCTAGATTAAATACAGTTTGGGATAAACCTATTCTTGAAAATATGGTTCTTACTATTGAACCTGGGATTTATTTGCCTGGATTGGGTGGAATTAGACTAGAAGATATTGTTGTAATGAGACAGGATAAATTTGAAGTGCTTACTGAATGTAAGTATGATTTTTAA
- a CDS encoding polymer-forming cytoskeletal protein produces the protein MPHRIKNTENIIGENSIFEGSLTLSGALRIDGTFSGEELNIEHITIGKTGKVKSQIKSHSIVIEGTVLGNINSTTRTMLLPTAKILGNISTPELIIQNGVIWDGHCLISNSDNNDISQIIIDSFNE, from the coding sequence ATGCCTCATCGTATAAAAAATACAGAGAATATCATTGGTGAAAATTCTATTTTTGAAGGAAGTTTGACACTTTCTGGAGCTCTACGCATTGATGGAACTTTCAGTGGAGAAGAACTTAATATAGAACATATAACTATTGGTAAAACAGGAAAAGTAAAATCTCAAATTAAAAGCCATTCTATCGTTATTGAAGGTACTGTATTAGGTAATATTAATTCTACAACTCGTACAATGTTACTTCCTACAGCTAAAATATTAGGTAATATTTCTACACCAGAACTTATTATTCAAAATGGTGTGATTTGGGATGGACATTGTCTTATTAGTAATAGTGATAATAATGATATATCACAAATTATTATTGATTCTTTTAATGAATAA
- a CDS encoding DUF342 domain-containing protein, translating to MERLQQLIERDQWSELLTGAQDLYKQSIDSEIEILAFSEKEAIKKAIDIFNTPKEYLSFSLVVQGKNSLFGFIKTPCSYIFSVKKEFRHLFVVNIDYNQYNDLAQNKDGSFRLLMKKKGLFLQVFKPEGVGRSLTKENILQALANRGYTSVNDELIVKALITFKPVIVAPFVRSLNNDSEFYITVSKDKMEAMLSFSKPIDNGRIPEVDEILHALKKQDVIFGINNKYITEALDNELYNIPIVIAQGVSSIDGTNAYIEYTFPTGSEVFKHAVRSDGSVDFKELNIIHNVTKNSVLATMIPATQGQVGYTVTGSELPKIDGTPVEWNLGSNVYLSPNNLEVLADKTGQVYLKNKQICVDPALEISSNVDLSVGNIDFLGNIIIKGNIDDGFSVISGGNIEVYGHIGKCIMQAEGDIVAHQGIQGKDEAKITCKGNLFARFIERTTVFVGGNLIVTKALLHSKVIGDKGVYVTGDKKSIIAGGDIKAQHEIVATIIGAESYIDTKIEVGYSQTALNKIKSLNQSIISLESQIEDVSTQLTMLVENSPKAKNVQKNISSLKNQRDKTLVLLEKTKDDLHELRGTASISASKAFMPGVKIKIGDTNLDITSTQSSGTLQNNDSRQINIEAYSPSKFMQELATDTKKR from the coding sequence ATGGAACGATTACAACAATTAATAGAGAGAGATCAATGGTCTGAACTTCTTACAGGAGCTCAAGATCTTTATAAACAATCAATAGATTCAGAAATAGAAATTCTTGCTTTTTCTGAAAAAGAAGCTATCAAAAAAGCTATTGATATTTTCAACACTCCTAAAGAATACCTATCTTTTTCTCTTGTTGTTCAAGGTAAAAATTCTTTGTTTGGTTTTATTAAAACTCCATGTAGCTATATTTTTTCTGTAAAAAAAGAATTCAGACATTTATTTGTAGTCAATATTGATTATAATCAATATAATGATTTAGCTCAAAATAAAGATGGATCTTTTCGTTTGTTGATGAAAAAAAAGGGTTTGTTTTTGCAAGTATTTAAACCTGAGGGAGTAGGACGATCTCTTACAAAAGAAAATATTTTACAAGCATTAGCTAATCGTGGTTACACCTCTGTTAATGATGAATTAATAGTGAAAGCTCTAATAACTTTTAAACCTGTTATTGTAGCACCTTTTGTAAGATCATTAAATAATGACTCTGAATTTTATATTACTGTTTCTAAAGATAAAATGGAAGCTATGTTAAGTTTTTCTAAACCTATAGATAATGGTAGAATTCCAGAAGTAGATGAAATTCTTCACGCATTAAAAAAACAAGATGTTATTTTTGGAATTAATAATAAATATATAACAGAAGCTCTTGATAATGAATTATATAATATCCCTATTGTAATTGCTCAAGGTGTTTCTTCTATAGATGGTACAAATGCTTATATTGAATATACATTTCCAACTGGAAGTGAAGTATTCAAACATGCTGTTAGATCTGATGGTAGTGTTGATTTCAAAGAACTAAATATTATTCATAATGTTACTAAAAACAGTGTGTTAGCAACAATGATACCTGCAACACAAGGGCAGGTTGGATATACTGTTACAGGCAGTGAATTACCAAAAATTGATGGAACTCCAGTTGAATGGAATCTTGGATCTAATGTTTATTTGTCACCAAATAACCTAGAAGTTCTTGCTGATAAAACAGGTCAAGTCTATCTAAAAAATAAGCAAATTTGTGTTGATCCAGCATTAGAAATTTCATCTAATGTAGATTTGAGTGTTGGTAATATTGATTTTCTTGGTAATATCATCATCAAAGGTAATATTGACGATGGTTTCAGTGTTATATCTGGTGGTAATATAGAGGTTTATGGACATATTGGAAAGTGTATTATGCAAGCAGAAGGTGATATTGTAGCACACCAAGGTATTCAAGGAAAAGATGAAGCTAAAATAACCTGTAAGGGTAATTTATTTGCTCGTTTTATTGAAAGAACAACAGTTTTTGTTGGCGGTAATCTCATTGTGACTAAGGCATTACTACATAGTAAAGTTATTGGGGATAAAGGAGTTTATGTTACAGGCGATAAAAAATCTATTATTGCTGGTGGAGATATTAAAGCTCAACATGAAATTGTTGCTACAATAATAGGAGCAGAATCGTATATTGATACTAAAATTGAAGTAGGTTATTCTCAAACTGCATTAAATAAAATTAAAAGTTTGAATCAATCTATAATATCTTTAGAATCTCAAATAGAAGACGTATCTACTCAATTAACTATGTTAGTAGAGAATTCTCCTAAAGCAAAGAATGTACAAAAAAATATTTCTAGTTTAAAAAATCAAAGAGATAAGACTTTAGTATTACTTGAAAAGACTAAAGATGATTTACATGAATTAAGAGGAACAGCATCTATATCTGCTTCCAAAGCATTTATGCCAGGTGTAAAAATAAAAATTGGCGATACTAATTTGGATATAACATCAACTCAAAGTTCTGGAACCTTACAAAATAATGATTCTCGTCAAATTAATATAGAAGCATATAGCCCATCTAAATTTATGCAAGAATTAGCAACAGATACTAAAAAAAGATAA
- the gmd gene encoding GDP-mannose 4,6-dehydratase gives MKVAFITGITGQDGSYLAEQLLDKGYSVHGMIRRSSSFNTQRIEHLYIEKLRKHQSSNFKLHYGDLTDFTSIFFILNEIQPNEIYHLGAQSHVQVSFEMPEYTADSIALGTLRLLEAVRALKKEKDIKIYNAVTSELYGKVQEVPQSETTPFYPRSPYGVAKLYAYWIAKNFRESYGMFISNGILFNHESERRGETFVTRKITIGIGDILAGIADKISLGNIDAERDWGYAPDYTEGMYQILQLDQADDFVLATGEKHSVREFCTKAFSVAGITLRWEGSGIDEKAYCSNSNRLLIDINPKYFRPTEVDQLLGDPSKAIKKLKWNPTQTSFNELVKRMTLNDIEISKQKK, from the coding sequence ATGAAAGTAGCATTTATTACAGGTATTACAGGACAAGATGGCTCTTACCTTGCAGAACAATTATTAGATAAAGGATATAGTGTTCATGGTATGATCAGACGATCCTCAAGTTTTAATACTCAAAGAATTGAACATCTATATATAGAAAAATTACGAAAACATCAATCAAGCAATTTCAAACTACATTATGGAGATCTTACTGATTTTACTAGTATTTTCTTTATACTTAATGAAATTCAACCTAATGAAATTTATCATCTTGGTGCACAATCACATGTTCAAGTATCTTTTGAAATGCCTGAATACACTGCAGATAGTATAGCTTTGGGAACTCTTCGTTTATTAGAAGCAGTTCGTGCTCTCAAAAAAGAAAAAGACATCAAAATTTATAACGCTGTTACTTCAGAATTATATGGTAAAGTTCAAGAAGTTCCACAATCAGAAACAACTCCTTTCTATCCTCGTTCTCCTTATGGTGTTGCCAAATTATATGCTTATTGGATTGCGAAAAATTTTCGTGAATCTTATGGAATGTTTATTTCTAATGGGATTCTATTCAATCATGAAAGCGAACGCCGTGGAGAAACATTTGTTACTAGAAAAATAACTATAGGTATTGGTGATATTCTTGCTGGAATTGCAGACAAAATTTCTTTAGGTAATATTGATGCTGAACGAGATTGGGGCTATGCTCCTGATTATACAGAAGGAATGTATCAAATACTTCAATTAGATCAAGCTGATGATTTTGTTCTCGCAACAGGAGAAAAACATAGTGTTCGAGAATTTTGTACCAAAGCTTTTTCTGTCGCTGGTATAACTCTCCGTTGGGAAGGTTCTGGTATAGATGAAAAAGCATATTGTAGTAATAGTAATCGTTTATTGATTGATATTAATCCAAAATATTTTCGTCCTACTGAAGTTGATCAATTATTGGGAGATCCTTCCAAAGCTATTAAAAAGCTCAAATGGAATCCTACACAGACTAGCTTTAATGAACTTGTTAAACGAATGACATTAAATGATATTGAAATATCTAAACAAAAAAAATAA
- a CDS encoding 4-hydroxythreonine-4-phosphate dehydrogenase PdxA: MSSKRILITLGDPNGIGLEITLKCLDNLSIDKHKNISIIGLEHIWNLYASKYNNITFYPIKDDYIPEYGIISPHAGRVAIKSLDRAIELIKSKYYHGLLTAPISKEAIYLSGITNFVGHTEYLGQAFNCQSEMLFWSPKWSVILLSSHIPLKDVFSYITKERCYHIFKLAIEFNQKYLKGEIAVCGLNPHASENGIIGDTELTIFTPIIKELALKYPISGPYSSDTIFQDAENNKYTMLIACYHDQALIPFKLLHFNDGVNVTLGLPFIRTSPDHGTAFDIVNQNKANPQSMISALNFILKALNQV, translated from the coding sequence ATGTCTTCTAAGCGTATTTTAATAACTTTAGGTGATCCTAATGGTATTGGTCTTGAAATAACTTTAAAATGTTTGGATAACTTATCTATAGATAAACACAAAAATATCTCTATTATTGGTTTAGAACATATTTGGAACTTATATGCTAGTAAGTATAATAATATTACTTTTTATCCTATAAAAGATGATTATATTCCTGAATATGGTATTATTAGTCCTCATGCAGGACGAGTTGCCATTAAAAGCCTAGATCGAGCTATTGAACTGATTAAATCAAAGTACTACCATGGACTATTGACAGCTCCTATTTCTAAAGAAGCTATTTACTTAAGTGGTATAACCAACTTTGTGGGACATACAGAGTATTTAGGTCAAGCTTTTAATTGTCAATCAGAGATGTTATTTTGGAGTCCTAAATGGTCTGTTATTTTATTGAGTTCTCATATTCCTCTTAAAGATGTTTTTAGTTATATTACAAAAGAAAGGTGTTACCATATATTCAAATTAGCTATTGAATTTAATCAAAAATATCTTAAAGGTGAAATTGCAGTATGTGGTTTGAATCCTCACGCAAGTGAAAATGGTATCATAGGAGATACAGAGCTTACTATCTTCACACCTATTATTAAGGAATTAGCTCTTAAATACCCTATCTCTGGACCTTATTCTTCTGATACTATTTTTCAAGATGCTGAAAATAATAAATATACTATGTTGATAGCTTGCTATCATGATCAAGCTTTAATTCCTTTCAAATTACTTCATTTTAATGATGGGGTAAATGTTACCTTAGGATTACCATTTATTCGTACTTCTCCAGATCATGGAACAGCTTTTGATATAGTAAATCAAAACAAGGCTAATCCTCAAAGTATGATAAGTGCCTTAAATTTTATCTTGAAAGCTCTCAACCAAGTATAA
- a CDS encoding GDP-L-fucose synthase — protein MNKDSKIYITGHRGLAGSAIVRELQKQGYTNLLLKTSNEVNLLDAVATDKLFVDEKPEYVFMCAGTVGGIIANKTYPVEFTQNNTLMAINILSSAHKHHVKKLVYLGSSCIYPKESMQPIKEEYLLTGSLEPTNEGYALAKIMGIKLCEYYRREYNKDFISVMPSNLYGTNDNYDPENSHVIAGLLYRFHEAKEQNLSEVIAWGTGTPKREFIYTDDFARGTIFAMKNYSDNIHLNIGSGQETSIKELTELVAETIGFTGKIIFDSSKPDGTMRKIMDNTRILAMGWKSETSLKEGLKLAYQDYLLALKENKVHVRKVKI, from the coding sequence ATGAATAAAGATTCAAAAATTTATATTACAGGACATAGAGGATTAGCTGGGTCTGCTATTGTTCGTGAATTACAAAAACAAGGATACACAAATTTATTACTAAAAACTTCAAATGAAGTCAATCTTTTAGATGCTGTTGCAACTGATAAATTATTTGTTGATGAAAAACCTGAATATGTCTTTATGTGTGCTGGTACTGTTGGTGGTATTATTGCAAATAAAACCTATCCTGTAGAATTTACCCAAAATAATACTTTAATGGCTATTAATATTTTGTCTTCTGCTCATAAGCATCATGTCAAAAAACTTGTATATTTAGGAAGTTCTTGTATTTATCCTAAAGAGTCTATGCAACCAATTAAAGAAGAGTATCTATTAACAGGATCTCTAGAACCAACAAATGAAGGTTATGCTCTTGCTAAGATTATGGGTATTAAACTTTGTGAATATTATCGTAGAGAATATAATAAAGATTTTATTTCTGTAATGCCTTCAAATCTTTACGGTACTAATGATAATTATGATCCTGAAAATTCTCATGTAATTGCTGGTTTATTGTATCGTTTTCACGAAGCAAAAGAGCAAAATTTATCCGAAGTAATTGCTTGGGGTACAGGTACACCAAAACGAGAATTTATTTATACAGATGATTTCGCACGAGGAACAATTTTTGCGATGAAAAATTATTCAGATAACATACATCTTAATATAGGGTCTGGACAAGAAACTTCTATCAAAGAATTAACAGAATTAGTTGCTGAAACAATAGGTTTTACAGGAAAGATAATTTTTGATTCATCAAAACCTGATGGTACAATGCGTAAAATAATGGATAATACTAGAATACTAGCAATGGGATGGAAATCAGAAACAAGTCTTAAAGAAGGGTTAAAATTAGCTTATCAAGATTATCTTCTTGCTCTTAAAGAAAACAAAGTACATGTTAGAAAAGTTAAAATTTAA